The DNA window CTGCTCCAGTTCCCAGATGAGCTCCAGCGCCCCCTGCGCGTCCTCCGGCATCGTGTAGGGATGGAGACGGCTGAACCCCGGGAGGCGCGCCGCATCCTCGTGGATCTTCGGATTGTACTTCATGGTGCACGAACCCAGCGGGTAGAACCCTTCGTCGATGCTGAAGTTCCGGTGGGACAGCCGCGTGTAGTGGCGCACGACGTCCAGCTCGCTGACCTCCGGCAACCCCGGCGGCACCTGGCGGATCTGGTCGGCGGGGAGCAGGGCGTTCAGGGGCCGGCGCGGGACATCGGGTTCGGGGTAGGACGCGCCGATGCGGCCGGGGGTGCTCAGCTCAAAGATCACCGGGAAGTCCCGCCCCTTCATCGGATCCCCTCCAGCACCGCCACCAGCCGGTCGATCTGCGCCCGCGTCCGCTGTTCGGTGACGCAGACCAGCCAGCCGTCCGCCAGCTCGGGATAGTACCGGCCCAGGGGCAGCCCGCCCAGGATGCCTTCCCGGCGCAGCCGCTGGTTGACCTCCTCGGGCGGGACGGGCGTGCGGACTACGAACTCGTTGAAGATGGGCCCGTCGAAGGCGAGCCGAAAGCCCGGCAGCGCGCCGATCGCCTCTCGGGCGTAGGCCGCCTTGTAGAGGTTGAGTTCCGCCACCTTCCGCAGGCCCTGCGGCCCGAGCGCGGCCATGTAGATTCCCGCGGCCAGGGCCAGCAGCGCCTCGTTGGTGCAGATGTTGCTGGTGGCCTTCTCCCGCCGGATGTGCTGCTCCCGGGTCTGCAGCGTGAGCACGAACCCACGCCGCCCCTCCACATCGACCGTGGCCCCGACCAGGCGGCCGGGAATGCGCCGCACGTACTCGCGACGCGTGGCCATCATCCCCAGATAGGGACCGCCGAAGTTCAGGTGGTTGCCCAGGGGCTGCCCTTCACCGGCCACGATATCCGCGCCCCAGATCCCCGGCGGGGTGAGCAACCCCAGGGAAAGCGGCTCGGCCACGGCACAGATCAGAAGCGCCCCGCGGCGGTGGGCGATCTCGACCAGCGCCCGGCCGTCTTCGAGCAGACCGAAGAAGTTGGGGTGCTGGACGATGACCGCGGCCGTGCGTTCCGACAGGTGCGCGACGACGGTCTCGCCGTCGGTGCGGCCGTGACGGTGGGGGACCTCGACGACCTGGATCCCCAGGGGCCGGGTGTAGGTCTTCAGAACCTGGCGGTACTCCGGATGGACGGCGGTCGAGACGATGACCTCGTCCCGCCTGGTCAGGTCTCTGGCCATCACCGCCGCTTCGGCGGTGGCCGAGGCGCCGTCATACATGGACGCGTTGGCCACGTCCATCGCCGTCAGCTCGCACAGCATGCTCTGATACTCGTAGATGGCCTGCAGCTCGCCCTGCATCATCTCGGCCTGATAGGGCGTATAGGCCGTGAGGAACTCGCCGCGGCCGGCCAGGGCCCAGACCACGCTGGGCACGTAGTGGTCGTAGGCGCCCGCGCCCAGGAAACAGGCCGCGGCGTCGGCGTGGAGGTTCTTCGCGGCGAGGGCGCCGAGGGCGGTCATGACCTCAGGGTCGCTGAGGGGCGGGGGAAGCCGCAGCGGCGCCCGGAGCCGCACCGCCGCGGGGATATCGGCAAAGAGCGCCTCCACCGAGGGCACGCCCACGACCCGCAGCATCTCCGCCCGCTCGGCCTCCGTGGCGGGAATGTACTTGTGCTGCGCGCGGGGCGTCGCCGCCACAGGCTGCGGTTCGGCTTTCATCAGGCCTCCTCCCCGATGACTTTCAGATACTGCTCCACGGTCATCAACTTGTCCAGCTCCTTCGGATCGCTGGGCTCCACCACGATGATCCAGCCTGCTCCGTAGGGATCGCTGTTCACGACCTCCGGGCTGTCCCGCAGCGCGGTGTTAACCTCAACCACGTTCCCGGAGACGGGGGCGTAGAGGTCCGAGACCGCTTTGACCGACTCGATCACCCCGAAGGGCTGCATGAAGGTCACCACGGCGCCTACCTCGGGGAGTTCGACGAAGACGACGTCACTGAGTCTGTCCGCGGCAAACTTCGTAATCCCGACGCGCACGCGGTCGCCCTCGACCCTGGCCCACTCGTGCTCACTGCTGTACCGCAGGTCCTTGGGATACATTCACGCGCTCCTTTTGTAGAAGGGAAGTCTGACCACGACGGCCCGCACCGGCTGCCCCCGAACCTCCACGTCGATCTCAACTCCGGGCCGGGCGAACTCGGGCGGGACATAGCCCAGGCCGATGCCCTTTTGCACCCAGGGACCGAAGGTGCCGCTGGTCGCCCGGCCGATGGCGCGACCTCCGGCCAGCAGGGTGTAGCCACGGCGGGGGATGGCCCGGTCCCGCATCTCGAACCCCACGAGCCTGCGGCGCACACCCTCCTGCTTCTGGCGGAGCAGGGCTTCCCGTCCAATGAACTCGCCCTTGTCCAGTTTGACCGTCCAGCCCAGGGGCGCTTCCAGCGGCGTGGTGGTTTCGTCGATGTCGTTGCCGTAGAGCATCAACGCCGCCTCCAGTCGCAGGGTGTCCCGCGCCCCCAGCCCGACCGGAACCAGCCCCTCCTCCCGCCCGGCGTCCAGGAGGGTCTCCCACAGCCGCGGCGCCTCATCCCAGGGACAGCCGATCTCGAACCCGTCCTCCCCCGTATAGCCGCTCCGTGAGATAAAGCAGCGCACCCCCGCCACGTCCACCCCTTCGACGATGTGGAAGAAGGGCAGATCGGCCGACCCAGGCCGGGTCAGACGGGCCAGGATCGCGGAGGCCCGGGGTCCCTGCAGGGCGAGGAGCGCGATCTCCGCCGAGCGGTTCCGCACCGCGGCGTTGACCGCGTGCTCGTGGATCCAGGCGAGATCCTTGTCCGTTGTGGCGGCGTTGACCACGAAGAGGAAGCGCCGCTCCCCCATCCGGAAGACGGTGAGGTCGTCCACGATGCCTCCGGTCGGCAGGCACATGGGACTGTACAGCCCCGCCCCGACCTCCAGGCGGGCGGCGTCGTTGGTGATGAGCCGCTGCACCGTGTCCAGCGCTCCCGGCCCCTCCACCTCGACCTCGCCCATGTGGGACACATCGAACAGGCCGGCGGCTGTGCGCACCGCCCGGTGCTCCTCGACGATGCCGGCGTACTGAACCGGCATCTCCCACCCGCCGAACTCGACCAGGCGCGCCCCGCGCCGCAGGTGCGCGGGATACAGGCTGGTCCGCTTCAGCCCCTCAGCGGCCATAGAGTTCGCGCTCCCTGGCCCGCAGCAGGGCGATCGCCTCCTCGTCGGATGTCTGGGCGAAGTCCTCGTAGAACTGCCCGACGGCGTAGAACATGACCGGCGTGTAGAGACAGACGACCTCGTCCGCCTCGGCCCGCAGGCTCTCACAGCCCTCCGGCGGGGCCACGGGCACGGCGGCCACGGTCGCCTCCGGCCGCATCCGCCGCACCGCCCGGAGCGCGGCGATCATCGTCGAGCCGGTGGCGATGCCGTCGTCCACCACGATCGCCACACGTCCGTCCAGGGCCGGCGGCGGACGGTCTCCGCGATAGGCGGCCAGCCGCCGCCGGATCTCCTCCATCTGGAAGGCGACCTCGTCCTTCAGGTAGTCCTCCGGCACCTGCAGCGTCCCGACCAGCGGCGAGTCGTAGTACACGCTGCCGTCCTGCGCCACGGCACCGATCGCCAGTTCCGGATTGTGGGGGGCGCGGAGCTTGCGCGGGACGACGACGTCCAGCGGCGCCTCTAACGCTTTGGCCACCTCATAGCCGACAACGATCCCGCCGCGCGGGATGGCCAGGACGAAAGGCCGGCGGGAACGGTAGCCGTCCAGGGCTGCGGCCAGCGCACGACCAGCCTCCCGGCGGTCGCGGAACGTCATCGCCGCGCACACACCTTCCGGAGATCTCCCGGCGGCGTCATCCTTCCACGACGGGAAATCGGTTTCCTGTGGCCGCTCCGCGGGCCCGCCTCCTCCATGGTGGAGGCCGCCGCGGGCGCCGACCATAGCCCGAACCGGCTAGCGGGGCTCGGTCAGCCGACGGAGTTCGCGGCGGAGGAGGTTCCAGGCGGCGCGGACGTGGCTCTCTCCGGTGCGGATGTGACCGATGGCGAAGCGCAGCGTGAAGGCTCCGCGCAGGCGGGTGTGGGACAGGAAAGCGTCCCCGGTCGCGTTCACGGCGTCGAGCAGCGCCGCATTCACCTCATCCAGCCGGTCCGGGGGCACGCCTCGGGGGCGGGCCCGGAAGCAGACGGTGCTGAAGGGCGTGGGGGCCAGGCGTTCGAACTCCGGGTCCCCGTCGATCCACGACGCCAGGAGCTGCCCCAGCCGGACGTGCTCGCGGATCCGCGCCGCCAGCCCTTCCCAGCCGAAGTAGCGGATCACCATCCACAGCTTCAGGGCCCGGAAGCGGCGGCCCAACTGGATGCCGTAGTCCATAAAGTCCCGCACGCCGGCGGCCTCTGCCTCTGCGGTGCGCAGGTACTCGGGCACGAGGCTGAACGCCGCACGCAGCACCTCCGGCCGCCGACAGTAGAACGCGCTGCAGTCAATAGGGGTGAACAGCCACTTGTGCGGGTTGATCACCACCGAATCGGCGTGGTCGCAGCCGTCGAGCGCCCACCGGAACTCCGGCGCGATCGCCGCCATGCCGGCGTAGGCGCCGTCCACATGGAGCCACAGGCCTTCCTGACGGCAGACCTCGGCGATGGCCGGCACGGGATCCACGCTCGTCGTCGAGGTCGTGCCCACCGTCGCCGCCACGCAGAACGGCCGCCACCCGGCGTCCCGGTCCTCGGCCACGGCCCGACGGAGCGCCGCCACGTCCATGCGGAACGCGCTGTCGGTGGGGATCTTGCGCACGCCCGATCGCCCCAGGCCCAGCACGATCCCCGCCTTCTCGATGGAGGAGTGGGCCTGCTCCGAGGTGTACAGCCGCAACCGCGGCCCGCCGGCCATCCCTTCCTCCCGGAACCGGTGCTCGGCCACCGCTTCGCGCGCCGCAGCGATGGCGCAGAGGCTGGCCACGGAGGCGGTGTCCATGATGATCCCCATGAACCCCTCGGGGAGCCCGACCATCTGGCGAAGCCAGTTCAGGGCGACCTCCTCGAGTTCGGTGGCGGCGGGCGAGGTCTTCCAGAGCATGGCGTTCACGTTGAGCGCGGCCGCCAGCAGTTCTCCCAGGATCCCCGGCGCCGATCCGGTGATGGCAAAGTACGCGAAGAAGGCCGGGTGATTCCAGTGCGTGATGCCGGGCAGCAGCACCTGTTCGAAATCCGCCAGGATGCGGTCCATCGGCTCACCGCGACGGGGCGGCTCCGCGGGCAGCGCGGCTTTGATCGCTCCGGGGCGGGTCCGCGCCAGGACGGGATATCGCTCGGGGTGGGCGAGATAGTCCGCGGCCCAGGCCACGACCCGGCGCCCGTACTCCTCGAACTCCTCCGCCGGCATGTCGCCGAACAGTCCCTCACCGGCCATTGCCGCCCCCCTCAGCCTCCACCGTGCTCACAACCCCAGCTCCGGCGCAATCGCCCGCAGCGCCTCGATCACAAACGCGATGTGCTCCTCCAGCGGAATCCCCAGTTCCTCCGCCCCTCTGAGCACATCCTCCCGGCTGACCCCGCGGGCGAAGGCCTTGTCCTTCAGCTTCTTCCGGACGGCCTGGACATCGACCTCAGCCAGCGACCGGTTGGGGCGCACGTAAGCCACCGCCGTGATGAAGCCCACGAGCTCGTCCACCGCGTAGAGCGCCTTCTCCAGCCGCGTCTGTCGCGGCACGCCGGTGTACTCGGCATGCGAGAGGATGGCCCGCGTCCACATCTCGGGCACCCCGCGCCGGCGCAGCTCCTCCACCCCGACGAAGGGGTGGCCGGCCTCCTGCGATGGACACCGCTCGTAGTCCAGGTCGTGCAGCAGGCCGATCACTCCCCACAGCTCCTCGTCCTCCCCGAACTTCCGGGCGTAGGCGCGCATCGCGGCCTCGGAGGCCAGGAGGTGCTTGCGCAGGTTCGGATTGTGAATCCACTCGCAGACCAGTTGCCAGGCCTCGTCGCGGGTCATGCCGTGCGAATTCGCGACACGGCCTCCGCGGGCCTGCGGTCCACGTCCCCGACGGCAAGAGTTCTCCGCCGGCGTGTCGAACAGCACGCGCCGTGATTCCCGCAGGTGGCGATCCGGCGCCCGTCCTCTCCGGCCGCCCCGTCCTCGTCACCGGGGCCACCGGGTTCATCGGCAGTCATCTCGCCGAGCGCCTGCTGCGGGCGGGCGCGAGGGTCCGCGCGGCGGTGCGCCGCCCCGAGCGCGCCCTCCAGCTGCGCTCGGCGGGAGCGGAGATCAGGACGATCGATCTCACCGCTCCCGGGACGCTCACCGGATGCTGCGACGGCGTCGAAGTGGTCTTTCACTGCGCGGCCTGGCTCGGATCTCCCTACACCCGGGAGGCGGCCTACGCCACCAATGTGGCCGGAACGCGGGCCCTGGCGGCGGAAGCGCTGCGCGCCGGCGTGGCGCGCTTCGTCCACCTCAGTTCAATCGCTGTGTACGGCCCCGTGCGCGCGGGAACCGTCACGGAAGAGAGCCCGCTGTGGCGAGGCGTGGAGCTGTACGGGGACAGCAAGATCGGGGCCGAAGAGGCGCTGGGTGAGGTGGCCGCGCAGGGACTTGCCTCGGTGATCGCCCGCCCGGGGATGGTCTACGGGCCGCGCTCGCGGGGGTGGACGATCCGCCTGGTGCAGTGGATCGACCGGGGGCGCCCCGCCATGGTCGCCGACGGCGGCGGGTACGCCCGGCCGATCTTCATCGAGAACCTGGTGGACGCGTTGATCCTCTGCGCCGTCCGCCCGGTGGCCGGCGAGGCCTTCACGCTGATCGACACCAATATGCGCTGGCGCGACTACCTCGACCGGTACGCCCGGATGGTCGGAAAGCGGGCGCGTGCCGTCTCGCCCCTCACCAGCTGGTTGATCGCCGTCGCCGACGAGACGCGGTCCCTCTTTACCCGTCGGCCGCCGAGGGTCCGCCGAACCGCGCTGGGATACGCGGTCAGCCAGGCCACATTCAGCACGGAGAAGGCCCGGCGCCTGCTCGGCTGGTCGCCGCGCTACTCCATGGATGAGGCGATGGAGATCACCCGGACCTGGCTGACCGAGAACGGCTATCTGAAACCCGCGGCCGGCAAGCGCCCGTAGATAGCCCTCTCAAAGCAAGAAGTACAGGCAATCATCCAGGAAAGAATAGACTATCGCCTATAGATAGCCGGTAACTGAATACTGGTCTCTGTATATTGCATATCCATCCTAGCAAGTGGCACTGATCGGGCCGCCACTTTCTACCCAAGCAACAGGTCCAGAAGTCTTTGCAGGTCCTCTTCGGAGTAGTACTCGAAGGCCAGGCGTCCCCGGGTCCTCGTCCCGTCCACCGAGACCTTGGTCGCGTACCTACGGGAGAGATCCTGCTCGACCGTCATCAGCTGGGGATCCCTTGCCCGGGAGCGAGGGCGTATTTCACGGGAAATAGCGGCTCTGGCCAGCTGCTCGGTCTCCCTCACCGAAAGGCCTCGGCGCTCCACCCGTTCCCAGAGCCTCAGCATGGCGGCCTCGGTGCCTGCGGAGAGCAGCGCCCTGGCATGGCCCTCTGTGATCCGACCGGACTCGAGGCTCGCCTGGATCTGCGGAGGGAGGTTGAGCAGCCGCAGGGAGTTTGCCACGGACGGCTGACTCTTACCCACCCGCTCGGCGACGTCTTCCTGCTTCAATCCGAAGTCGCTGATCAGGCGCCGATAGGCTCTGGCCCGCTCCATGGGGTTGAGGTCTTCCCGCTGGAGGTTCTCGACCAACGCCAGCTCAAGCGCCTCCTGGTCGGTCAGACTCCTCACGACGGCCGGAATCGTACTCAGTCCTGCTGCCTCGGCGGCCCTCCACCGCCGCTCCCCGGCGACGACCTCGAATCCCCCGGACGACGGCCGCACCACGATGGGCTGCAGCACCCCGTGACGACGGATGGAATCCACGAGACCGGCCATCTCCTGGGGATCGACCGCCTGCCTGGGCTGGAGGGGATTGGCGTTCAACTGTCTCAGTGGGATCTCCGCCGGACGCTCCCCGCCGGCCGCCTCTGCTCCGGGGATCAGGGCCCCCAGACCCTTTCCCAATCCGCGGCGGCGCGATTCACTCGGCAACTGCGGGTTGTCCGGCACGACTCCTCACCTCTTCCGCCAGGGCCATGTAGGCCTGGGCTCCCTTCGATGCTGGATCGTAGGTCACGACGGGCTGCCCGAAGGACGGAGCCTCGGCCAGCCGGACGCTGCGGGGGATCACCGTCTGGAACACCTCGCCGGGGAAGTATCGGCGCACCTCGGCGGCCACCTGCTCGGAAAGATTGGTGCGCGCATCGTACATCGTCAGCAGGACTCCTCCGACGCGCAGCCGGGGGTTCAGGTTCCGCCGGATCAGGTTCACGGACTCCATCAGCTGGGCCAGCCCCTCCAGCGCATAGTATTCGCACTGCAGCGGGATGAGGATCTCGTCCGAGGCCACCAGCGCGTTGATCGTGAGCAGACCGAGGGAAGGAGGGCAATCGATGAAGACGGCTTCGTACCAGTCACGGGCCTGACGGAGGCTGTCCCTGAGGCGGTACTCCCGGGAGTGAATGGAGGCCAGCTCGACCTCGGCTCCGGCCAGATGGATGCTCCCGGGAGCGAGGTCCAGGCCCTTGATGGCCGTCGGAATCAGGGCTGATGCCAGGGACAGTCCGTTGATGAGCACATCGTACACCGAAACCCCCACGGCCCCTTTCGCCACTCCGACGCCGCTCGTGGCGTGAGACTGGGGATCCATGTCCACCAGCAGGATGCGCAGGCCCCCAAGGGCCATGGCGGCAGACAGATTGACCGCCGTCGTGGACTTTCCCACGCCGCCTTTCTGATTGGCAATCGCGATGATGCGTCCCACTGTTCGCTGTTGTGGTTCGGGATATAGTGGTAGGGTCCTCCGAATGGGACTACCGGTTGAGGATCGGACGCCGGAGGGCTCCACCTCGCCTGGGGAAGGTGTCGGGGGTCCTGGTTTCCTTCTCGACGACGACGAGGATTCTCCCTTCCCCTCCCTTGAGAACAGCGTCGATCATTCTCGGTTCGCCTCCGCCGAGGACGCGCACGGCTGCGCCCCAGCGGGCGAGTTCGGCGCGGACGGAGACGCCCTTGAGCAGGATGAC is part of the Armatimonadota bacterium genome and encodes:
- the gcvPA gene encoding aminomethyl-transferring glycine dehydrogenase subunit GcvPA, translating into MKAEPQPVAATPRAQHKYIPATEAERAEMLRVVGVPSVEALFADIPAAVRLRAPLRLPPPLSDPEVMTALGALAAKNLHADAAACFLGAGAYDHYVPSVVWALAGRGEFLTAYTPYQAEMMQGELQAIYEYQSMLCELTAMDVANASMYDGASATAEAAVMARDLTRRDEVIVSTAVHPEYRQVLKTYTRPLGIQVVEVPHRHGRTDGETVVAHLSERTAAVIVQHPNFFGLLEDGRALVEIAHRRGALLICAVAEPLSLGLLTPPGIWGADIVAGEGQPLGNHLNFGGPYLGMMATRREYVRRIPGRLVGATVDVEGRRGFVLTLQTREQHIRREKATSNICTNEALLALAAGIYMAALGPQGLRKVAELNLYKAAYAREAIGALPGFRLAFDGPIFNEFVVRTPVPPEEVNQRLRREGILGGLPLGRYYPELADGWLVCVTEQRTRAQIDRLVAVLEGIR
- the gcvH gene encoding glycine cleavage system protein GcvH, whose translation is MYPKDLRYSSEHEWARVEGDRVRVGITKFAADRLSDVVFVELPEVGAVVTFMQPFGVIESVKAVSDLYAPVSGNVVEVNTALRDSPEVVNSDPYGAGWIIVVEPSDPKELDKLMTVEQYLKVIGEEA
- the gcvT gene encoding glycine cleavage system aminomethyltransferase GcvT, producing the protein MAAEGLKRTSLYPAHLRRGARLVEFGGWEMPVQYAGIVEEHRAVRTAAGLFDVSHMGEVEVEGPGALDTVQRLITNDAARLEVGAGLYSPMCLPTGGIVDDLTVFRMGERRFLFVVNAATTDKDLAWIHEHAVNAAVRNRSAEIALLALQGPRASAILARLTRPGSADLPFFHIVEGVDVAGVRCFISRSGYTGEDGFEIGCPWDEAPRLWETLLDAGREEGLVPVGLGARDTLRLEAALMLYGNDIDETTTPLEAPLGWTVKLDKGEFIGREALLRQKQEGVRRRLVGFEMRDRAIPRRGYTLLAGGRAIGRATSGTFGPWVQKGIGLGYVPPEFARPGVEIDVEVRGQPVRAVVVRLPFYKRSA
- a CDS encoding phosphoribosyltransferase, whose amino-acid sequence is MTFRDRREAGRALAAALDGYRSRRPFVLAIPRGGIVVGYEVAKALEAPLDVVVPRKLRAPHNPELAIGAVAQDGSVYYDSPLVGTLQVPEDYLKDEVAFQMEEIRRRLAAYRGDRPPPALDGRVAIVVDDGIATGSTMIAALRAVRRMRPEATVAAVPVAPPEGCESLRAEADEVVCLYTPVMFYAVGQFYEDFAQTSDEEAIALLRARERELYGR
- a CDS encoding pyridoxal-dependent decarboxylase; amino-acid sequence: MAGEGLFGDMPAEEFEEYGRRVVAWAADYLAHPERYPVLARTRPGAIKAALPAEPPRRGEPMDRILADFEQVLLPGITHWNHPAFFAYFAITGSAPGILGELLAAALNVNAMLWKTSPAATELEEVALNWLRQMVGLPEGFMGIIMDTASVASLCAIAAAREAVAEHRFREEGMAGGPRLRLYTSEQAHSSIEKAGIVLGLGRSGVRKIPTDSAFRMDVAALRRAVAEDRDAGWRPFCVAATVGTTSTTSVDPVPAIAEVCRQEGLWLHVDGAYAGMAAIAPEFRWALDGCDHADSVVINPHKWLFTPIDCSAFYCRRPEVLRAAFSLVPEYLRTAEAEAAGVRDFMDYGIQLGRRFRALKLWMVIRYFGWEGLAARIREHVRLGQLLASWIDGDPEFERLAPTPFSTVCFRARPRGVPPDRLDEVNAALLDAVNATGDAFLSHTRLRGAFTLRFAIGHIRTGESHVRAAWNLLRRELRRLTEPR
- a CDS encoding HDIG domain-containing protein, which encodes MTRDEAWQLVCEWIHNPNLRKHLLASEAAMRAYARKFGEDEELWGVIGLLHDLDYERCPSQEAGHPFVGVEELRRRGVPEMWTRAILSHAEYTGVPRQTRLEKALYAVDELVGFITAVAYVRPNRSLAEVDVQAVRKKLKDKAFARGVSREDVLRGAEELGIPLEEHIAFVIEALRAIAPELGL
- a CDS encoding NAD-dependent epimerase/dehydratase family protein is translated as MIPAGGDPAPVLSGRPVLVTGATGFIGSHLAERLLRAGARVRAAVRRPERALQLRSAGAEIRTIDLTAPGTLTGCCDGVEVVFHCAAWLGSPYTREAAYATNVAGTRALAAEALRAGVARFVHLSSIAVYGPVRAGTVTEESPLWRGVELYGDSKIGAEEALGEVAAQGLASVIARPGMVYGPRSRGWTIRLVQWIDRGRPAMVADGGGYARPIFIENLVDALILCAVRPVAGEAFTLIDTNMRWRDYLDRYARMVGKRARAVSPLTSWLIAVADETRSLFTRRPPRVRRTALGYAVSQATFSTEKARRLLGWSPRYSMDEAMEITRTWLTENGYLKPAAGKRP
- a CDS encoding ParB/RepB/Spo0J family partition protein, giving the protein MPDNPQLPSESRRRGLGKGLGALIPGAEAAGGERPAEIPLRQLNANPLQPRQAVDPQEMAGLVDSIRRHGVLQPIVVRPSSGGFEVVAGERRWRAAEAAGLSTIPAVVRSLTDQEALELALVENLQREDLNPMERARAYRRLISDFGLKQEDVAERVGKSQPSVANSLRLLNLPPQIQASLESGRITEGHARALLSAGTEAAMLRLWERVERRGLSVRETEQLARAAISREIRPRSRARDPQLMTVEQDLSRRYATKVSVDGTRTRGRLAFEYYSEEDLQRLLDLLLG
- a CDS encoding ParA family protein, whose amino-acid sequence is MGRIIAIANQKGGVGKSTTAVNLSAAMALGGLRILLVDMDPQSHATSGVGVAKGAVGVSVYDVLINGLSLASALIPTAIKGLDLAPGSIHLAGAEVELASIHSREYRLRDSLRQARDWYEAVFIDCPPSLGLLTINALVASDEILIPLQCEYYALEGLAQLMESVNLIRRNLNPRLRVGGVLLTMYDARTNLSEQVAAEVRRYFPGEVFQTVIPRSVRLAEAPSFGQPVVTYDPASKGAQAYMALAEEVRSRAGQPAVAE